GGACGAGCGGGAGGCGATGCGCCGCGAGGTCAACCGCTCCCACCGGCACGTCAACGCGAAGGAACCCGTCGCCTACAACGCGTTCAGCCGCGACCTGCAGCTCTGGGTCGCCGCGTGCCTCTACATGGGCACCGAGGACATCTACCGGATCCTGTACGGGGAGCCGAGCGAGGAACAGCGCGACGTCCTTTACCGGTACGGCGCGCGCTTCGGCACCACCCTGCAGATGACCGAGGAGATGTGGCCCGCCGACCGCGAGGCGTTCCAGAAGTACTGGGACGCCGAGGTCGCCGAGATCGAGATGGACGACCTCACCCGCGGCTACCTGCGCGACCTCGCCGGGATGAAGTTCATGCCCGCGCCCGTCCCGCAGCTGTTCGGCGGCGTCAACCGCTTCCTGACGGTCGGCTTCCTACCGCAGCCGTTCCGGGACGAGCTTGGCGCCCGCTGGACGGACCGCGACCAGGCCCGCTTCGACCGGCTCATGCGCGTGCTCGGCCGCGTCAACCGCGCCCTGCCCCGCCCGGCCCGCGAGTTCCCGTTCAACCTCTACCTCTGGGACGTGCGCCGCCGCATCCGCGGCGACCTCGCGATCGTCTGACCGCGCGCCCCCGAAGACCGGGGACCCGCGGCGTCCGGCATCCGCGCCCGCCGGACGCCGCGGGTCCTCTCACGTCATCGCAGGTCCGCGAAGAACGCGCGGAGGTCGTCCACGAGCAGGCCCGGTTCCTCCATCGCGAGGAAGTGCCCGCCCTCGCCGAGCTCCGTCCAGCGGACGACGTTGTGGTCGCGTTCGGCCCACGGACGGATCGCCACGTCGTGCGCCGACACGAGCACCCCGGTCGGCACCGTGCCG
The nucleotide sequence above comes from Actinomadura algeriensis. Encoded proteins:
- a CDS encoding oxygenase MpaB family protein — its product is MTVSQEQTPKVVSDAISGLALAAAAANVVMQLSRLPVGHGVAKSTVDSGRIDKHPIKRARTTLSYIAVAMLGSEDEREAMRREVNRSHRHVNAKEPVAYNAFSRDLQLWVAACLYMGTEDIYRILYGEPSEEQRDVLYRYGARFGTTLQMTEEMWPADREAFQKYWDAEVAEIEMDDLTRGYLRDLAGMKFMPAPVPQLFGGVNRFLTVGFLPQPFRDELGARWTDRDQARFDRLMRVLGRVNRALPRPAREFPFNLYLWDVRRRIRGDLAIV